The following are encoded together in the Anopheles nili chromosome 3, idAnoNiliSN_F5_01, whole genome shotgun sequence genome:
- the LOC128722581 gene encoding uncharacterized protein LOC128722581, protein MHINLSAILYALLVMCVALTHAKPLRRDATGIEKNPLLERQRFKRQFSLNLGATHEDGYGTDVNAEAIASLWKSQSGNTKLDGSASYNQHFGGLAGDGKARISGLLTFSHGY, encoded by the exons atgcacatcaatTTGAGTGCGATCCTGTACGCGTTACTGGTGATGTGCGTAGCTTTGACTCACGCCAAACCACTGCGAAGGGATGCAACGGGGATTGAAAAAAACCCGCTACTG GAGCGGCAACGGTTTAAGAGGCAATTTTCGCTTAATCTCGGTGCTACGCACGAGGACGGCTACGGGACGGACGTCAACGCGGAAGCTATAGCCAGTCTGTGGAAGAGCCAGAGCGGAAACACCAAGCTGGATGGATCGGCAAGCTACAATCAGCACTTTGGCGGGCTGGCTGGTGACGGTAAAGCGCGCATTAGTGGACTATTAACATTTTCTCATGGCTACTGA
- the LOC128722580 gene encoding NADH dehydrogenase [ubiquinone] 1 alpha subcomplex subunit 5 → MAGVIKKATGLTGMHVAKNPHHTLTALYNKILRAVAKMPQEAAYRRYTEQIVSDRVKIVATTPSVVEIEQKINCGQVEELIIQAENELTLARKMLGWKPWEPLAKQAPATQWAWPPANLPELK, encoded by the exons ATGGCAGGAGTAATTAAGAAG GCGACCGGATTGACTGGCATGCATGTGGCGAAAAATCCGCACCACACACTGACGGCGCTGTACAATAAGATCCTTCGCGCTGTCGCTAAGATGCCCCAGGAAGCCGCATACCGACGGTACACCGAGCAGATCGTGTCGGATCGAGTCAAAATTGTTGCTACG ACGCCAAGTGTTGTGGAGATCGAGCAGAAGATAAACTGCGGCCAGGTGGAGGAACTGATAATCCAAGCAGAAAACGAACTGACCCTCGCCCGCAAGATGCTCGGATGGAAGCCTTGGGAACCTCTGGCAAAGCAAGCCCCCGCCACTCAGTGGGCCTGGCCACCGGCCAATTTGCCTGAGCTAAAGTAA